In the genome of Sardina pilchardus chromosome 14, fSarPil1.1, whole genome shotgun sequence, the window cacacacacacacacatatacacacgcacaaactctcACTGTCCTTGCCAGTATACACAATGAAAAAGCTGAAGTCATTCTACACAGATGTATCTATATATGTAATAGCACATGAAGTGACTGTTAGCAGAAGGGAGCGATATCAAGCTGGACACTTATCAGAGTAACAGGGAGAGTGAAAACagagtaaaaaaataaacagaatatcagataaatgtattttatgtatggactcagaaaaaacaaaaccaagaaaaaaaaaaacccattccTGTTCTTTCAGTCCCCCTTGTTTGGATGTGTTTGTCATCTTTCAACATGGGAATGCCAAAGGGGCTCTCTACCCCCCATCCTCTCCTACCCATCCCAAATCCTagttcaaaaataaataaagcataaaataacagaaaaaaataaacatgtgtttgtttgtgactcTGAACATGCATTCCACAGTCCGGTAAGCTTGTGCCAATGTTCTTTGAAATGACTCTTGTCATGTGCACTCATCTTTTGCCAACATAACAGCATTACTTGACTTGAACCTTTACATGGAAGAATCGTTAAGGATAGCAGTCATTAGTCAGTCACAGGCTGGAATGCAATATAAACGCCTTGATCACATCAAACCAAGACACAGTAATGGTTTCTGTCGATGTGAGTATTCATCATGAGTGTCTACACTGCGCCATCTGTTTTTTGTTTCCTCGAAGAGTCGATAGAGTTGGGAATGGATTGTCATGACATGATATATTTGATTATGAGAGGATATTGTGATGAAGAGACAAACTGCAGATTTGGTCGATGGAGCTTAAACACCATGAGGCTTCCACACATTCTCATAACTCCCAGCGTCGCCAAGgaaaccagcagcagcaccagatgGGATGGAGAGGCACTGCATAAAGTTCCTGCTGTAAGTACTGCTCATGAAACAAATTGCAACTACCGTAGCTAGCTGCTTTAACATTCTGATGCTTTATGTTCTGagtttaattaattaaaattagGAAAAGCATTCTCCAGCCATTAACTTGACAGGAAGACTCCATAGATGAGCATCCTTGCCTATCAATCCAGGTGCAGTGAGTCAGTGCAggaatgctaatgctaacagaATCAGATTCTGATATCATATAATACACTCTTCCAAAGAATACACATTAGCAACTACAATGGCAATATCAGTAACAAAGCACCAAGGTTAAGTCAGACAAATTTATTTTGTGAAGGTCATGAGAAATAGCAGcataatcataataatgaatgaactgaAGAGTTTGCATACATTGTGCTACATGGTGCTTATGCACAAGCATAGTTGCTTATGGACAGATGATATTGTTACAGAATGACAGAAATGGTAGAACAAAGACCTATAAACTTTGGACAGGAAGTGCTTTCTTTTGAAGGATCTGAGGCGTGGTCTATGTCTATAATACAattcattacattttttttaaaaaaaagcttaTGAACAGAGATGGAGATTAGAGTAAATTGTCACTGTTAAGTGGCAAACTACATCCAAAGCATCAGTAGTACTCTTCTGGACGATCCCCTGAAAAAAAAGATCTGGCATGTGTCCAGTCCAGTAGTGCTTATATGGCCAGATTACTGCATTGCCTCAAGTTGTGCACTAGCAACCACAGTCATAACCCATCAATACCAACCTGTGGTTGTAGTGGCAAGAAACACAGTCCCCATGGGAAGAGACGTGTGGAACTGGTCCCAGGTCAGTAGAGTCAGCCATCTTTTCAAGGCCAGCCCAAGATAGAGGTCAAAGGGCAATTTGGGGTAGGGGCAATCTCAACTTTCTCCTCTGGTGCACACGGGAACTTTGCCAGTGGTACAACACACAATGTGTACATTGTGCATTTGTAATGTTCCTCCCACCTCTGTCCTCTGTAATTGCGGAGCTGGGGCATGATCTCCCGACAAATCTGTCGGCCCAGGTTCAATTCCCCCCAAAAAACGCCTTTGGGAGTTGGTGTCGCTTTGCGTAAAAAATAATCTCCTACAAATCAGTCACCTTTAGCTTCTTCAATTCGCACCTTGCTCCTCCTTGGCACAAAGTCAGTTTGATAAAACTACAGGCAGAATGGAGTGGGTCGTGCAGAGAATTGGATATAGGCTGATTCCAGATCAGTGATGAATGGAGCTCGGAGGGTTTTAGGACGTAGAAATCACGTTGGTGTTGGCGATGACTTGGACCTTTTCTTGAAGAACTGCTTCAGGCCTCTCAAGCTGGTCTTCTTTCCCAAGCGAGGAAGCGTCTGTAAGCTATGGTGGTGAATGAGACAGACTGTTACTGATATGACCCAGACACAGACGTGAGAAAGGTTTGGTTACACCTAAGACtcaacacaacaaaaaacagcaacacCCACACAGCTGGAGTCACATGgcagacaaaacacaacaaaaagcgGTCAGAGCCAGACACGCACACTCGTTCAAAAGattcacagacaacacactcatGACATTTACTCGCAAACAAAGATAGACTCCCACTGATATACAATATCAGTTTAGCATAAACACACTCTGCACTATGTTAGGGATTCACTCCACCCCATTTAAAACATCTTTGGTCTTAGCCAGGCTGTGAACAAAAGCAGTGACGCACACATAAATCTATTCCTAATGTGAATTCCTGACAGTAACATGGTTAGCTTTCTGTGTACTGTAATAAAGGGTTCCAACTTTGATGGACTGATTTTTGTCAACAAAGTATTCATCAACACTCTTTTGACAGGGCAGAATGCAAACAGGGTCAGATGTAGGGTTAGGGGAAGGGTAAGGTGCTCATTAGAACTGAGGCTGGAATTTGTGTAATGCAAGGTAGGGTCAGCAGGGTTCAGGCTAAGTTGAACAGTAGGGTGTAAGTTAGGGTGAACAGTAATTGAAAGTTAGGGCTACCTCCAGTCCACAACTTAGGAAATGAACTAACAgtaaaacatactgtaggtgcgtGTATCAAACATTTTATAAAAAATCTACTGAATCACAgtggctattttttttatacACAGACGCATATCTAATTCCACCCATTATTAAACAATTAAcagtgttagtgtttttgaaaGAACTATAATGAACTAACTGTCCCCGAAATACATCGGTagacatcagtgtgtgagagtttaTCTTCCGACGTAGATGTGAAAGTgtatgtttgcgtgcgtgtgtgtgtgtgcgtgtgtgtgtgcgtgtgtgtgtgcgtgtgtgtgcgtgtgtgtttgtgtgtgtttgtgtgtgtgtgtgtgtgtgtgtgtgtgagtgtgtgtgtgtgtgtgtgtgtgtgtgtgtgtgtgtgtgtgtgtgtgtgtgtgtgtgtgtgtgtgtgtgtgtgtgtgtgtgtgtgtgtgtgtgtgtgtgtgtgtgtaggtaggtgtgtgtgtgtgtgtgtgctcgcgcgtgtgtctgtgtgtttgcccttTTGGGCTATGTGTGCAGTCATATGAGCAGAGTTGTGGCGGGAGCAGAGGTCTCACCTCCCATCCGGCACATCCTCATTCCTGCGTAGAGATGCGATCTTCTGTTTGAAGCTCTTAGCGGCTCCCCCGCCCGGCCTCACACTCTTGCCCTGCTCCTGgccctcctgcacacacacgtgaacaacAGCATGCTACGAGTGAACATGTGAAACGGGAGGacagcgcatgtgtgtgtgcgtgtttgtgtgtgtgtttgtctgtgtgtgcagcatagGGTTTATGGGGGGGGGTATTGCACATATACTGtctgtatgtacatatatagCGTGGTTAACAAGCGGTTGATCCGATTGTAATCAGTGGGCAACCATTACACAAcatagcacacatgcacacacaggtactGTATACAAGAATAGTTGcatagtgtctctctctctctctctctctctctctttctctcatactctctctcacacacacacacacacacacacacacacacacactcaaatatagACACCCATACTTTCAGGGATGGGTGAATGGTGATGAGTACTGGTGGTGAATAATGGCCAATGagtagagaagggagagggagggagagagagagggagagagagaaagatattttaggaatttctctctgtcctttgaaagaatatattttttctgggggcccattctctctctctcgctctctctctctctcacacacacacacacacacacacacacacacacacactccaacaaaagtaaggcacatacacatgctgctGTCCTGAGAGCCCcaatctcctcctcatcttcctccaggAGGTCTCCGATACTTTTGCTCCGCCCTCGACGATCTGcgaagaacacacaaacacacacgtacacgtacacacacacacacacacacacacacacacacacacacacacacacacacacacacacacacacacacacacacacacacacacacacacacacacacacacgtacacacagaaaTGAGTCACCACAGACACTGGTAATGAAAAAGTttcctgtactgtacatggactAAGCCTGGTCCTGGCCTAAAACCCTTTTTCATCATGGAGATTTCCACTGATTAGTCACTCCTATAGTCAGAGCTGGGCTTAATTAATAGGTGTGCTTACAAGGACAGttgttttgtcattccgattgtGGCGTCTATTTACATGGGGTACGTTCTTTTCCGATCAGGCGCTCTTAAACattttagaatctttgatcgaaACGCCGTTGTTGCCTACTTTTCCTTGAGAAGACACAGCAGGCAATCCGAttgaccatatactgtacatggcgcTTCAATCAGAGCAGGAATGGAGTAcctctttcattccgattgaaatTCTAATCGGATCAGGCATTTTTATTTTGCTTGAGATGTTTATGAGAATTTATATTCTGATTGAGCCTTTATTCCGTTTTGTATCGGATTAAAAGCGTCCATGTAAACGAGGCTCATGTATAGGAAACTGGCCCTTAACCTAGATACAGTGCAGtacaagtaaactactgtacaaCATGCTTTCACGTCACAAAGAAACACTCACCACTATAAAATATTTTATGCACATTTAATACACATTTCCCTGCACatttcagtgacacacacaacacaaagccaTACACATAACAAAGAAGAACACATATGAGAAAGAagaagatggacacacacacacacacacacacacacacacacacacacacttacacacacacacactcagtaagaCAGGTacatgtacacgcacgcacgcacgcacgcacgcatgcacgcacacacacacacacacacacacacacacacacacacacacacacacacatactgtacacacacacacactctagggaTTTTACAATTTCCCCATGAGAGTCCGCCTGCCTCACAGCCATATTTAGTTACAAGGCTAATGTAGTGCACCTGGATCTAATCTCCAGATACCCCCTGACTGGCTGGCTGATTGCCTTGATTTACTTTAACTGCATCAACTGTCAGGCCATGGAGGATCAGTAATTACCGGCTACTGGAGAGTCGACCTTCAGAGGCACAGTTTAAATTTATGGGGGTGAACTATGGCAAGTCCTTCAAGCATTTATTCCCGGTGTGAACAGCTCCCAAATAGACTGACATCAATTCAAATGGACGCCGGATAGTGAATGTATTGGTGTCCTGGTTCAGTGTCAGGTCAGGTGTCAAGTGTGTCAGGTGAGGCACACTTACTGCGATATGGTGTCAGCCTCCCCGCGTCCGACACGGATCGTCGCCGGAGCTCGGCCAGGATGGCGTGCTCTTCGGGCAAGAGGGTCTCTTCGTCCACCTGAGTTCCTGTGTCTTCGAGTCTGTGACTGACCGACTCTGTGGTGAGCAAGCTTAAGcactggggggaggggaggggaggggggggggggggacaagttGGAATTTAATCAAACAATTTGGTGCCTGAATCAAGCAAGTATCTTGGCTCTGGTTGCCTAAGTGAATCAATTGTCCATGGAGATTCAAACTGTTGTATTATATGATGTTAGGCTTGGATTAGAAGCAAACCATGTTTCATAACATGACAAGAAATCTGTAATATTACATTTATCTCTCTTGGGCAAACAAAACTCAAATACAGAGAAGGGAAGAATGATTTATGAGTGGGTCAACTCCCAACTCCTTCCCACCTCAATACTATGTGATCTTTCATCCATATGAGTAATCTAATCTACTTTGTTCTAAGCTCCCACTTACATATTGACATCTTCCATTTTCTTTCTCGGTTCCTTTTCTGACACCTACCTGAGTGCTGTGCTGCATGTTGTGGTTCTGCTGGTTCCTGAGCTGTTCTATCTCTGCCTGGAGGTCGTGGTGGTGCGTCTGCAGCTGGGCGAACTTCTCCAGCATGAGGCACACCTGCTCCAGGTAGAGGAAGCCGGGCGAGAGCTCCGCCCAACCCTCTTCTCCCGCACCAGCGGCCTGCAGGGGGACACATGGAAGGCATTTACATTACGTGTTTACATGATACAGTATACATTCACATGTTTACATTATATCtatttatatgtttatattacatatgtttgcatatttaaatgatatactacggtggccgagaagggTCACAACACATGCATATTCAATAGCATAATTTGCATTCTCAGGGTCACAACACATGCATATTCAAAAATATCTGCAACCTCAGAAAAAAAGCTGCAAACTCAGAAAATACAATATACAATTCAGTAATATACATCTACATgtttacattacatacatttacatgtttacattacatacatttaaatgtttatccaaagcgacttagaaCAATCAAGGCACAATAAAGGTACAGTGCCACTAGGATAGTGTTAGTGCAGCTGTGAACGTgccaatcacatactgtataatagaATAACAGCTCAAGGGAAGTTAGTGGGGAGAGAACAGGGATAATCAAGATAGCGAGGAAGGCAGTCACAAGTGCTAGATTACAGTAAGCATGTCCAGCTGTTAGTAGAGCAAAGAGAGGAGGTACAATACACTCAGTGCAGGTTATAAGAGTAGAGACACTGAGCATACGCCTTTCGAAACATGTCATAGCACTTCAGCGACACTGTTTGTTTACTTCCAGTTGTTCCTTAGTGCTGTTTTTGTCTGTCCCTATATGTGGTTTCTGTGACAGCTTTTCTTTAAATGGAAGCAAGGGAAGGGTCACAAACCAAGAAatattgacctttgaccttgatgTGACATGGGCTTGTTTTATCCTAAGAACCAAGAGTTATcttttcctttgtgtgtgtgtgtgtgtgtgtgtgtgtgtgtgtgtgtgtgtgtgtgtgtgtgtgtgtgtgtgtgtgtgtgtatgtgtgtgtgtgtgtatgtgagtgtgtggagggggtgtgtgtctctgtgtgtgagcacgccTACAGTATAAGGTTAACCCTCTACTTGACTCAGCACTTGCGCCATTACAAATAAATCTCACCCTGATCCCTCAATGCCAAACAACACTCAACGACTTCTTCACCAGTCAACCTCAGACTATCAATCTCCTGTCAGACAACAGGTTTCACTATGACACTTTGAACCTAGCGGACCCCTCGGGGCAGTCGGCCCTTCTTGATGACTCTGCAGTGGTTGTAAGTGTTTGTTGAATGagactctctgtctccctcatgAGCGCTAGAGGCCTGAGAAGGCACGTCCAGCATTCTACACCTCTCGCTACGCTAagctatgctacgctacgctacgctaagcAGTGCTACCACAAGGCAGGGCAGGATTccaaacacccacacattccTCGCAGTGCGCCCAGGGGCTGGCTGGAGTCACTCCAACTATGCCCTCATCAGAGCCTGCCTCGACTCACCTGGCCCGACTGGTTCCTGACTCAGAAAGCCTCAGAGAGAGGTGCATGTCTCTTACCAAAAAAAAGGATTCTAGTCAGTGTTTGTGGCGGTTTAAAGGAAATGGAgacagtctgtgtgtttgttttctttttgttagtgtgtgtgctagctgtgTTAAATCCTTTTCCTTTCCCTTTGGAAAGCACCTTGTATTGCTTTAATGCACAAAAAGCTGTGTACAAATAAAACCGAggttaatttgatttgatttgatttgtatgtgtgtgtggtgttggtgaggTTGTGTGGGTTTATGAATGTATGTTAAATTACTGTTATGAGTTTATGTTAAATAACATCTGAATGTGCAAATATATCTGAGCATGTTGAGTGCTTAGAACCACACCGTCATAAgcgacatttcaccaacttttgCAGGAGGGACTAAATTACACAATTTGGTTCAGTGTGATAGAGtcctttgttttttatttataacTCTAAAATTACTTTTAAGAATGTTTTATCATTTTGATAGTAGAAAGAGCTGATCCAGAGATTTCATTTgaagtactgtatatatccCAGTTCCGCCAAAAATGTGATGTgagtgcatatgtatgtatgtatgtatgtgtgtgtgtgtgtgtgtgtgtgtgtgtgtgtgtgtgtgtgtgtgtgtcttctatcAACACCATCTTATCTTATACCACGTATCTTCAATACACCATGTGTATCAATGAATGTGAATTTGTGTTTGGTACCGTTATCCATCTCCATCTAGGTGAGAGGTTAATGTCCTCTTTCGTCCTTGAGCGCATCATAAAACAGCATTATGAAACACACCAAGTGCTACCTATTAGCTGACCACAATCTCGACCTCACCGACACAACGTTAGCACTTTGACTTTTCCCGTCACCCTTCCATAACCTTTTAATCACCTTGAGACTTTCCTGCTCTTAGCCAATCTACATGGGCGAATGTGAAAGGGGATTAAGAATGGGGATGATGGCAATTCTTCTATCTCTgacactaaataaataaattaatgtcTGGTTTCACTGAAAGGGAAATATTAGAGCTGTGCTCTAGGCAATGGGTTGTGACATGCGGAGATTAAGTCATGTTTCTGGCAGGATCTCATGTCATCGCAGTTGTGTTTGCCTTTTCAATGGAAAGCTGTACTCCTTTTCTTGTTcagtcatgtacagtacatgtttggtTGCCATTGACTGCAATGGGTGAGGTTTTTCTTATGCAACTACATGTTTTTTCCCTTGTGAACTGACAACTCTGCCGTTATTTCCACAAATACTCATACGAATAGGACAATCACCTTAGGTGGCCCGGCCCCACGCATATTACATGAGGTGAACTAGCAGCATGGTTCTGTCTTGGTTTATAGGACCATAAAGATTGTATCAGTAGTTGCTTTCTACATGGGCAGACAATGACCCCTAATGACAACAAACTGCAACTAATAGCCCATCATACGTTGACCTGCGCTTAGACCTCGTTTAGTAAGCGCTGCAATTATGGCCTGGAGGAGATATCAGGGCTGTATAACGCACATGTGTACATAACACACcaaggggagagagatgtgtggaCAGATGTGTGAAAAACTATTATTGACGTCACAGCTTAGCTTACACCACTTCTAGACATTCTGTTTTCACCATGTGTACCTGTAAATGCCCATCTGCCATCGGCCTCCTAAGTCGTTGAGATGTTTTTAACAAGACAAATCATCGTCTGAGCTCAACAAACATTTAGTGTTTGTTTGCCTATTTTTATACAGGGCAATCTGGTTTGTGGATATGCCATTATTGAGGTTTCAAGGAAATTACCTTGACTCGACAGGCATTAAGGGATAATGACATATTAGGCTTCTAAGAGCTGCTTAAGTGTTGAGTTATTGCCAGAGGAATCCAGCTCCTCTCAGAATGGGGAAATACTGCTTCTTCCTGACAAGAGTCTGAATCTCAtcttgcatgttttgcatattatgtctgtctgtattgtttCAGAACACTTTGAAGGTCCTGAAATATTTGTGTGATCCCATACCATGATTGTCTCTATGACAGATACGTGTGAAATTGAATTACTACAGCCCTGATTCAGCAACAGTATGGTTGAGACGATACTGTTTTAAACATCCTGGaatacagatactgtatgtcaattcAAGTAATTCAAGGTATGAAGgtgtaacatttttaaatgtttttttagcaCATTTCTTTACAAGTGGTATGTCATAGTTTTGCCACTCATAAAAATAACTCACAACATTACCCAAAGAGACAGTACAATATGGGCTAGTACTGTACATGATGATAACAAATGCAGTAGGCATACTCAGTCATTTCTTTACGTTTCCAGTTGTAAGTCTGTATGTCATGACATTGGTCATTATGATACTGTGCTAATTTGTTTGCTGGGGTTTTGGCTTTGTGAGTGGTCAGATTAAATACATTATTTCTCACTGCTGACATCGCACGACTGTTCTCCTGCATGTCGACAgagcacagatgcacacacacctactgtactctCACCAACACAAACAGTCTACGGTTGATGTGTTGAGGCACAAGTAcaggcacatatacagtacagtacagacctccacacacatacacacatgatcaTAACAAGCCTATACATACCTAATGTTGATACGAATGTATAGAATAGAAAATCAGAATACAAGACCAACGCAGAAGTCAGTAATGTGACAGTTTACCTGCGCTTGAAGCCTACTGGTCACTGGCGTTGAGGGCGCGTGAGTCTGTGCTTGAAGTCCGTTACTCAGTTGCGTTGCCGGCCTGCTGTCAGGGTCATCCTGGAGCCTGTCCCCTGCTGCCTGTGCTTCAGGGGTCGGtggcgacctttgacccctcGACTCCTGCGGGCCTGTGGACGAGCACGTCGTGCCGCTGCTGGCGGTGTTGCTGCGCTTTCGCGGCGGGGCGGTCTGGCCGCTTCTGGTCGTCGTCAGCGACAAGCCGCGCCTGGGGAGCTGCCGCCTGGTCGGGTCCGCCCGCCGCAACGCCTGCTCGATCCTCAGCCCCGAGGGCGAGTCCACGGCGCTCAGGGGCGACAGGTTGGAGCCTATCGACTGgcaggacgaggacgaggacgacgagGAGGTCGAGGAGGGGGAGGACGGGCAGGAGCGGCTGGACAGGGCAGGGGAGGAGGGGCACGTGGGTGGACGGCGGTGGTGATCCCCCCCTGAGGCCGTCAACTGACCCGCATCGGGCTCCGTGGACTCCCCCGCGTCCGAGGCCTGGAGGGCCATCAGGGCCATGGAATGCTGCTGGGACGTCCAGGTGCTGCTGGCACTGACCAGCTCCACGCCGGAGTCCTCCGACTCAGAGCGCGCCGTGGTCCCGGAGAACCGGAGGGAGTCCCTAGAACCGCTCCTGTAGGCGTCCGACGTTTGGCTGCCCGGAACCACCGCCTCCCCTCCGTCCACCTCCACGTCCACGTCCCCGTCCAACACCACCGCTGTGCCGGGTGGCCCCGGGGAGTCCACCGCAGGGTAGCCCTCCGCCACCCACGTCTCCAGCATGCTGCCGAAGCTCCTGTACAGATTCATTAGCTCGGCTCACGGTCACAATCACCTCCGAGTCTTGtcttttgactttttttgtccTCTTCTGCGCACTATCCAAATCCAAAACGCGCCTTTTTCCACCTCTCTATCGCTCCAGGTGATGTGTGTTCATCCCAAGACcagcctgagggagagagagagagagagggatagagggagagagggatagaggaagagagcaacAGAGGGAAAGCGTGGATGTCTGATCAGACGAAGAACTCCGCAGGAAGTGACTCTAAGACACAGAATGCCAAACATCCCCTTCTCCGCTCCGCCTTGTGCTCTCCCCGGGTCCCTTTGCACCGCCTTGTCATCAATCTCCACCGACACGCTGTCTCAAatcatacacctacacacacacacacacagagatatgcaTACCTgcgcatgtacgcacacacccatacacacacacacacacactcaaacatatgcacacacacacaaagacgctcGACTTCCGCcggtttcaacacacacacacaggggcattcCAATGCATGTCACTCTCTTATTTGGCTGTCAGGCGTCAGCCCTGCCTGTCTGAACATCTCCCGTGGGCTTTGGTATGCATGAGCAGCGTTAGTCAGGACTAGACACAGCATGTGTGGAATATGCCTGATGCCAAAACTAGAACACTGCGTGGAGACAAGACCCCTCTGCtcttattattctttttttaaccTCCTGTTTCCTCAACTACACTGTTGTACTTTGTAAACCATCCCCAACTTTCtcttacactgtgtgtgtgctctatcaCAAATGTCTTATTTCTAATTTCAGAGAGATACCACCAAACCACTGTCTTGAGCACACATGTTTTGTTATCGCAATACCATGTGACTGATTCTAAACTACAGCAACCTGCAGTAGAGTAGCAACCATTGAGTTACCTATTCTACTCAACAACAATAATTACTCTTGCCTTCGTTTTTGAAGAGCATATTTTGTGGTtaagggaaaagaaagagttATTCAGACAAAGCGTCATCTGAAAAATCTAAAATGTCTGGAATGTGTAAGAAAGAGATTCTTTCCTGGTGATAAGAACGACATTCCGCTGGGCCCAGGTGAGTGCTGAGAGGTTGACTGGAGAGGGTGTGCAGGCAAGGCAAGGCGAACACTCAGAGACACAATAACAAAGATGTAATCTGACCCCAGAGATGCCTTTCAGCCCACATGTACATGCTAAACTGATGTGCATGTCTGTAATTATTCTGCAGTTAGTCATTCTGATTCAGATCTTTTcagaaaaccaaaaaaaaaaagtgtactgGCGTCTGTTTTGGGCATACAACTGCTGTACATGACTTATGACactttaataataatgatacattAGCTGTATGCCCATAGAATTCAGTTTGAGTTACATTTCGGTGCATTTAATCAGTTGAATGTTTCCTCAATGTAGCCTatcttcagctctctctctctctctctctctctctctctctctctctgattcaggGTCTTAAACATTTTACAATTTGATAGGCTACTTAAGAATATGCTAGACCTATAGAGATAGCCTATTTTTAAGATCATTAGGCCTTCATGCTGGGAAAATATATTACACTACATTAGGCAACATGAGTTTAATTAATCAGTCAAATAATATGATTCTCTAAAAGTCAAAGACATCTAAAAGTTAGCCTACGTCCAAGAGAGTctacttgtactgtatgtcataattAACACAGGTGACCATGCCTACGTGAATAGCCAAATGTAGAGCCATATAGAGAGCACGGCTCTCTGGCCAAATGTATCAACTGGTGAAAGAACGTCTCCATACCATACAGCCTGCTTCATACCGAATGCTTCAGACAATCTACCATTATTACGTATGAAATTATGGAATAATGGCCACGTGTCGGTCAGCACGCTCCCGCTGATTTTACTCACGCGTGCACTCccacagtagcagtagcaacCAGCTGAAAACACACGCGCAGGACTTGGCTCCCGCATCCGGACAGGTGTCCCACAGATAGAGAACTGAAAATCAAAATCTCTATCAATATGCAGGAATTCCCTCCCAAATTCAGCAAGGTCCTGGTGACACCAGACCCACAGTATATCCCTGGGTAAGTCTttgtaggctacctcatacaATATTGGCATGTT includes:
- the si:dkey-106l3.7 gene encoding uncharacterized protein si:dkey-106l3.7; its protein translation is MNLYRSFGSMLETWVAEGYPAVDSPGPPGTAVVLDGDVDVEVDGGEAVVPGSQTSDAYRSGSRDSLRFSGTTARSESEDSGVELVSASSTWTSQQHSMALMALQASDAGESTEPDAGQLTASGGDHHRRPPTCPSSPALSSRSCPSSPSSTSSSSSSSSCQSIGSNLSPLSAVDSPSGLRIEQALRRADPTRRQLPRRGLSLTTTRSGQTAPPRKRSNTASSGTTCSSTGPQESRGQRSPPTPEAQAAGDRLQDDPDSRPATQLSNGLQAQTHAPSTPVTSRLQAQAAGAGEEGWAELSPGFLYLEQVCLMLEKFAQLQTHHHDLQAEIEQLRNQQNHNMQHSTQCLSLLTTESVSHRLEDTGTQVDEETLLPEEHAILAELRRRSVSDAGRLTPYRNRRGRSKSIGDLLEEDEEEIGALRTAACEGQEQGKSVRPGGGAAKSFKQKIASLRRNEDVPDGSLQTLPRLGKKTSLRGLKQFFKKRSKSSPTPT